From Deferrisoma camini S3R1, the proteins below share one genomic window:
- the rpsL gene encoding 30S ribosomal protein S12: MPTINQLVRKGRKKVKKRTASPALEACPQKRGVCTRVYTTTPKKPNSALRKVARVRLTTGKEVTAYIPGEGHNLQEHSVVLIRGGRVKDLPGVRYHIVRGTLDASGVEKRRQGRSKYGAKKPK, translated from the coding sequence ATGCCCACGATCAACCAGCTCGTGCGCAAGGGCCGCAAGAAGGTGAAGAAGCGGACGGCGTCTCCGGCCCTGGAGGCCTGCCCCCAGAAGCGGGGGGTGTGCACCCGCGTGTACACCACCACGCCGAAGAAGCCGAACTCGGCGCTCCGGAAGGTCGCCCGTGTGCGGCTGACCACCGGCAAGGAGGTCACGGCCTACATCCCCGGCGAGGGGCACAACCTGCAGGAGCACTCGGTGGTGCTCATTCGGGGCGGCCGGGTCAAGGACCTTCCCGGCGTCCGCTACCACATCGTCCGCGGTACCCTGGACGCCTCGGGCGTGGAGAAGCGCCGGCAGGGGCGGTCCAAGTACGGCGCCAAGAAGCCCAAGTAG
- the rpsG gene encoding 30S ribosomal protein S7, translating to MAKKRSRYEQPAAPKRPKFRQVADPVYGDELLGKLINKVMLDGKKSVAEKIVYGALEVVEGKTSQNGLEVFHAALQNIKPIVEVKSRRVGGATYQVPVEVNPRRQVSLGIRWLVNYARARGERTMRDRLANEILDAYQNRGGAVKKREDTHRMAEANKAFSHLRW from the coding sequence ATGGCGAAGAAACGCAGTCGCTACGAGCAGCCGGCGGCGCCCAAGCGGCCGAAGTTCCGCCAGGTGGCCGATCCGGTGTACGGAGACGAGCTCCTGGGGAAGTTGATCAACAAGGTCATGCTCGACGGCAAGAAGAGCGTGGCCGAGAAGATCGTGTACGGCGCCCTGGAGGTGGTGGAGGGCAAGACGAGCCAGAACGGGCTCGAGGTCTTCCACGCCGCCCTGCAGAACATCAAGCCCATCGTGGAGGTCAAGTCCCGGCGGGTGGGTGGCGCCACCTACCAGGTGCCGGTGGAGGTCAACCCCCGACGCCAGGTGAGCCTGGGGATCCGGTGGCTGGTGAACTACGCCCGGGCCCGGGGCGAGCGAACCATGCGCGACCGCCTGGCCAACGAGATCCTGGACGCGTATCAGAACCGCGGCGGCGCGGTGAAGAAGCGCGAGGACACCCACCGTATGGCCGAGGCCAACAAGGCGTTCTCGCACCTGCGGTGGTGA
- the fusA gene encoding elongation factor G, with amino-acid sequence MPRQTPIEKYRNIGIAAHIDAGKTTTTERILYYTGVSHRLGEVHEGTAVMDWMAQEQERGITITAAATTCFWLDHRINIIDTPGHVDFTIEVERSLRVLDGVVAVFCAVGGVEPQSETVWRQADRYRVPRIAFVNKMDRTGADFGRVADEIRDRLGANPIPVQIPLGREDGFRGVVDLVGWKARVWDDEGLGERYRDIPIPDEVLDEARIVRERMLEALADADEAVMEAYVGGGSLDEAQLRAGLRRATVGLKGVPVLCGAAFRNKGIQLLLDAIVHYLPSPVDVPPYEGVDPESGERRVRRARDDEPFAALAFKVMTDPYVGQLTFFRVYSGELRAGSYVYNPRLRKKERIGRILEMHANERREIDGVCAGDIAAAVGLKNSATGDTLCDPAAPVVLETIEVPTPVISVAIEPRSHADQEKLGVSLAKIAAEDPSFQVRVDEETGQTIISGMGELHLEIIVDRLMREFQVEANVGRPMVAYREAFQGPARAEGRFVRQTGGRGQYGHVVLEVEPLEPEEGFRFENRIVGGAIPREYIPAVEKGAAEALDRGFLAGYPVVGVKVALVDGSYHEVDSSEIAFKIAASQALRAAADQAGIRILEPVMAVEVSVPEEFLGDVIADLNARRGRIIEMDQRAGVRLVRAAVPLSEMFGYATDLRSKTQGRATFTMQFSHYQQAPDKVAQKVVARAV; translated from the coding sequence GTGCCCAGGCAGACCCCCATCGAGAAGTACCGGAACATCGGCATCGCGGCCCACATCGACGCGGGCAAGACGACCACGACCGAGCGGATCCTGTACTACACGGGGGTGAGCCACCGCCTGGGGGAGGTGCACGAGGGCACGGCCGTGATGGACTGGATGGCCCAGGAGCAGGAGCGGGGCATCACGATCACCGCGGCTGCCACCACCTGCTTCTGGCTCGACCATCGGATCAATATCATCGACACCCCGGGGCACGTGGACTTCACCATCGAGGTGGAGCGCAGCCTCCGGGTGCTGGACGGGGTGGTCGCCGTGTTCTGCGCCGTGGGGGGGGTGGAGCCCCAGTCGGAGACGGTGTGGCGCCAGGCCGATCGGTACCGGGTGCCGCGGATCGCCTTTGTGAACAAGATGGACCGCACCGGCGCGGACTTCGGCCGGGTGGCGGACGAGATCCGGGATCGGCTCGGGGCGAATCCCATCCCGGTGCAGATCCCCCTGGGGCGGGAGGACGGGTTCCGGGGGGTGGTGGACCTGGTGGGCTGGAAGGCCCGGGTTTGGGACGACGAGGGGCTCGGGGAGCGCTACCGGGATATCCCGATCCCCGACGAGGTCCTGGACGAGGCCCGGATCGTGCGGGAACGCATGCTCGAGGCCCTGGCCGACGCGGACGAGGCCGTGATGGAGGCCTACGTCGGAGGGGGCTCGCTCGACGAGGCGCAGCTCCGGGCCGGCCTGCGGCGGGCCACGGTGGGGCTCAAGGGCGTGCCGGTGCTGTGCGGGGCGGCGTTCCGGAACAAGGGGATCCAGCTCCTTCTGGACGCCATCGTCCACTACCTGCCGAGCCCGGTGGACGTGCCGCCCTACGAGGGCGTCGACCCCGAGTCGGGGGAGCGCCGGGTGCGCCGGGCCCGGGACGACGAGCCGTTCGCGGCGCTCGCGTTCAAGGTCATGACCGACCCGTACGTGGGGCAGCTCACGTTCTTCCGGGTCTACTCGGGTGAGCTTCGGGCCGGCAGCTACGTGTACAACCCCCGGCTGCGCAAGAAGGAGCGGATCGGCCGCATCCTCGAGATGCACGCCAACGAGCGCCGGGAGATCGACGGGGTGTGCGCCGGCGACATCGCCGCGGCCGTGGGCCTGAAGAACTCGGCCACGGGAGACACCCTGTGCGACCCTGCGGCCCCGGTGGTCCTGGAGACGATCGAGGTGCCGACCCCGGTAATCTCGGTGGCCATCGAGCCCCGGAGCCACGCCGACCAGGAGAAGCTGGGGGTCAGCCTGGCGAAGATCGCGGCCGAGGACCCCTCGTTCCAGGTCCGGGTGGACGAGGAGACGGGGCAGACGATCATCTCGGGCATGGGCGAGCTTCACCTGGAGATCATCGTCGACCGCCTGATGCGGGAGTTCCAGGTGGAGGCCAACGTGGGCCGCCCCATGGTGGCGTACCGGGAGGCGTTCCAGGGCCCTGCCCGGGCCGAAGGACGGTTCGTTCGGCAGACCGGGGGACGGGGTCAGTACGGCCACGTGGTCCTGGAGGTGGAGCCCCTGGAGCCGGAGGAGGGGTTCCGGTTCGAGAACCGGATCGTGGGCGGGGCGATCCCCCGGGAGTACATCCCGGCCGTGGAGAAGGGCGCAGCCGAGGCCCTGGACCGGGGGTTCCTGGCGGGGTATCCGGTGGTCGGGGTGAAGGTCGCGCTCGTGGACGGCTCGTACCACGAGGTGGACAGCTCCGAGATCGCGTTCAAGATCGCGGCCTCCCAGGCCCTGCGGGCCGCTGCCGACCAGGCGGGCATCCGGATCCTGGAGCCGGTGATGGCGGTGGAGGTGTCCGTGCCCGAGGAGTTCCTGGGTGACGTGATCGCCGACCTGAACGCCCGGCGGGGCCGGATCATCGAGATGGATCAGCGGGCCGGGGTCCGGCTCGTGCGGGCGGCGGTTCCGCTGTCGGAGATGTTCGGATACGCGACGGACCTGCGGTCCAAGACCCAGGGACGCGCCACATTCACCATGCAGTTCAGCCACTACCAGCAAGCACCCGACAAGGTGGCCCAGAAGGTGGTGGCCCGGGCGGTCTAG
- the tuf gene encoding elongation factor Tu, which produces MAKEKFERTKPHVNIGTIGHVDHGKTTLTAAITRVLANEGLAQYTAFDEIDKAPEERERGITIATAHVEYETGKRHYAHVDCPGHADYVKNMITGAAQMDGAILVVSAADGPMPQTREHVLLARQVNVPYLVVFMNKCDMVDDPELLDLVELEVRELLSQYEFPGDDVPVIRGSALKALECGCGNRECENCKAIFELMDAVDEYVPEPVRDKDKPFLMPVEDVFSISGRGTVATGRVERGVVRLQDEVEIVGIRPTEKTVVTGIEMFRKILDEGEAGDNIGVLLRGVKRDEVERGQVLAKPGSITPHRNFEGEVYVLTKEEGGRHTPFFNGYRPQFYFRTTDVTGTVTLPEGVEMVMPGDNVRITVNLITPIAMEEGLRFAIREGGRTVGAGVVTKILE; this is translated from the coding sequence ATGGCCAAGGAAAAATTCGAGAGAACGAAACCGCACGTGAACATAGGGACGATCGGGCACGTGGACCACGGGAAGACCACGTTGACGGCGGCGATCACGCGGGTGCTGGCGAACGAGGGGCTGGCCCAGTACACGGCGTTCGACGAGATCGACAAGGCTCCGGAGGAGCGGGAGCGCGGGATCACGATCGCCACGGCGCACGTGGAGTACGAGACGGGCAAGCGGCACTACGCGCACGTGGACTGCCCGGGGCACGCGGACTACGTGAAGAACATGATCACGGGCGCGGCGCAGATGGACGGGGCGATCCTGGTGGTGAGCGCGGCGGACGGGCCGATGCCGCAGACGCGGGAGCACGTGCTTTTGGCGCGCCAGGTGAACGTGCCGTACCTGGTGGTGTTCATGAACAAGTGCGACATGGTGGACGACCCGGAGCTGCTGGACCTGGTGGAGCTGGAGGTACGGGAGCTGTTGAGCCAGTACGAGTTTCCGGGGGACGACGTGCCGGTGATCCGGGGGAGCGCTTTGAAGGCGCTGGAGTGCGGGTGCGGGAACCGGGAGTGCGAGAACTGCAAGGCGATCTTCGAGCTGATGGACGCGGTGGACGAGTACGTGCCGGAGCCGGTGCGTGACAAGGACAAGCCGTTTCTGATGCCTGTGGAGGACGTGTTTTCGATCTCGGGCCGTGGGACGGTGGCGACGGGCCGGGTGGAGCGAGGGGTGGTGCGGCTGCAGGACGAGGTGGAGATCGTGGGGATCCGTCCGACGGAGAAGACGGTGGTGACCGGGATCGAGATGTTCCGGAAGATCCTGGACGAGGGGGAGGCGGGGGACAACATCGGGGTGCTGCTTCGGGGGGTGAAGCGGGACGAGGTGGAGCGAGGTCAGGTGTTGGCGAAGCCTGGGTCGATCACGCCGCACCGGAACTTCGAGGGGGAGGTGTACGTGCTGACGAAGGAGGAGGGGGGACGGCACACGCCGTTTTTCAACGGGTATCGTCCGCAGTTTTACTTTCGGACGACGGACGTGACGGGGACGGTGACGTTGCCGGAGGGGGTGGAGATGGTGATGCCTGGGGACAACGTGCGGATCACGGTGAACCTGATCACGCCGATCGCGATGGAGGAGGGTTTGCGGTTCGCGATCCGTGAGGGTGGCCGCACGGTGGGCGCCGGCGTCGTGACGAAGATCCTGGAATAA
- the rpsJ gene encoding 30S ribosomal protein S10 yields the protein MTSDKIRIRLKAYDHKLLDQSVKEILEAARRTGARVSGPIPLPTEINRFCVLRSPHIDKKSREHFEIRTHKRLLDILDPTQQTIDALMKLDLSAGVDVEIKL from the coding sequence ATGACCAGCGACAAGATCCGGATTCGCCTCAAGGCCTACGACCACAAGCTGTTGGACCAGTCGGTGAAGGAGATCCTCGAGGCCGCCCGGCGCACGGGAGCCCGGGTGTCGGGGCCGATCCCGCTGCCGACCGAGATCAACCGGTTCTGCGTGCTGCGGTCGCCCCACATCGACAAGAAGTCCCGGGAGCACTTCGAGATCCGCACCCACAAGCGGCTCCTGGACATCCTGGACCCCACCCAGCAGACGATCGACGCCCTGATGAAGCTGGATCTGTCGGCCGGTGTGGACGTGGAGATCAAGCTCTGA
- the rplC gene encoding 50S ribosomal protein L3, whose product MAKGLIGRKLGMTQIFMGGEELIPVTVVEAGPCTVVQKKTREADGYDAIQVGFGDVKPHKVNRPLKGHFRKAGVEPRRVLREFRVDNPDEFEVGQVLKADMFQPGDLVDVTGFSKGRGFQGVVKRHGFGGGRATHGSMFHRAPGSIGAKEHPGKVWKGKKMAGRMGARRVTVQNLQVVEVDPERNLILLRGAVPGAKNGTVLLRPAVKAGNR is encoded by the coding sequence ATGGCCAAAGGACTGATCGGACGCAAACTGGGGATGACCCAGATCTTTATGGGGGGCGAGGAACTGATCCCCGTGACGGTGGTGGAGGCCGGCCCGTGCACCGTGGTCCAGAAGAAGACCCGGGAGGCCGACGGCTACGATGCCATCCAGGTGGGATTCGGTGACGTCAAGCCCCACAAGGTGAACCGCCCGCTGAAAGGGCACTTCCGCAAGGCCGGCGTGGAGCCTCGGCGGGTCCTCCGGGAGTTTCGGGTGGACAACCCCGACGAGTTCGAGGTGGGACAGGTCCTCAAGGCCGACATGTTCCAGCCCGGCGACCTGGTGGACGTGACCGGTTTCAGCAAGGGGCGGGGGTTTCAGGGCGTGGTCAAGCGCCACGGGTTCGGCGGAGGCCGGGCCACGCACGGGTCCATGTTCCACCGGGCTCCGGGCTCCATCGGGGCCAAGGAGCACCCCGGCAAGGTCTGGAAGGGCAAGAAGATGGCCGGCCGCATGGGCGCCCGCAGGGTGACGGTGCAGAACCTGCAGGTGGTCGAGGTGGATCCGGAGCGAAACCTGATCCTCCTGCGGGGGGCGGTTCCGGGTGCGAAGAACGGGACGGTCCTGCTGCGGCCGGCCGTGAAGGCCGGCAACCGCTAG
- the rplD gene encoding 50S ribosomal protein L4, with amino-acid sequence MEAPLVNSANEEVGRVALPEEIFGTPVNEALLWEVVRMQTANRRRGTHATKTRSEVVGSGRKLWVQKGTGRARVGDRKNPLWKGGGTIHGPQPRSYAYSMPKKKRRLALRSALASKARDGELVVVDGLGLTEISTKALAANLKAMGIDNALIVVPERDEVLEKSARNLPKVKVLRVEGLNVYDVLCFEKLVLLKGALERIQERV; translated from the coding sequence ATGGAAGCACCGTTGGTGAACAGTGCGAACGAAGAGGTGGGCCGGGTGGCGCTGCCCGAGGAGATCTTCGGCACCCCGGTGAACGAGGCCCTCCTGTGGGAGGTGGTTCGGATGCAGACGGCGAACCGCCGGCGGGGCACCCACGCCACCAAGACCCGGTCCGAGGTGGTCGGGAGCGGGCGGAAGCTCTGGGTGCAGAAGGGCACGGGCCGGGCCCGGGTGGGGGACCGGAAGAACCCCCTGTGGAAGGGGGGCGGCACGATCCACGGACCCCAGCCCCGCAGCTATGCCTACTCCATGCCTAAGAAGAAGCGGCGGCTGGCCCTGCGGTCGGCCCTGGCCTCCAAGGCCCGGGACGGCGAGCTGGTGGTGGTGGACGGCCTGGGGCTCACCGAGATCAGCACCAAGGCCTTGGCCGCCAATCTCAAGGCCATGGGGATCGACAACGCCCTCATCGTGGTGCCGGAGCGGGACGAGGTGCTGGAGAAGTCCGCCCGGAACCTGCCCAAGGTGAAGGTGCTCCGGGTCGAGGGCCTCAACGTGTACGACGTGTTGTGCTTCGAGAAGCTCGTGCTCCTCAAGGGGGCGCTGGAGCGGATCCAGGAGAGGGTGTGA
- a CDS encoding 50S ribosomal protein L23, with translation MARSHYDILRRPVITEKSTQLREDANTVVFEVDPKATKPEIKGAVEKIFSVKVKDVRTVIVRGKQARVGRFVGRRKNWKKAYVTLHEGEHIELFEGV, from the coding sequence ATGGCCAGGAGCCACTACGACATCCTCCGGCGTCCGGTGATCACCGAGAAGTCCACCCAGCTGCGGGAGGACGCCAACACCGTGGTGTTCGAGGTGGACCCCAAGGCCACGAAGCCCGAGATCAAGGGCGCGGTCGAGAAGATCTTCTCCGTGAAGGTCAAGGACGTGCGCACCGTGATCGTCCGGGGCAAGCAGGCCCGGGTGGGTCGGTTCGTGGGCCGCCGGAAAAACTGGAAGAAGGCCTACGTGACCCTTCACGAAGGCGAACACATCGAGCTGTTCGAGGGCGTGTAG
- the rplB gene encoding 50S ribosomal protein L2, translated as MAIKRFRPTSAGRRFMTVSAFDEITRSEPEKSLLRPLKKSGGRNNLGRVTCRHIGGGHKRRYRVIDFKRDKRGIPARVTSIEYDPNRSARVALLTYADGEKRYILAPKDLKVGDPIQAGPGSEIRPGNALPLSDIPLGTLVHNVELKPGKGGQIVRSAGTYAQLLAKEGDYATLRLPSGEVRRVRMECYATVGQVGNEDHENIKLGKAGRSRWLGIRPTVRGVAMNPVDHPHGGGEGRTSGGRHPVTPWGVPTKGKKTRKNRTSDPFIIRRRK; from the coding sequence ATGGCAATCAAACGGTTTCGACCCACCTCCGCGGGCCGCCGGTTCATGACGGTCTCGGCCTTCGACGAGATCACCCGGTCCGAGCCGGAGAAGTCGCTGCTGCGGCCGCTCAAGAAGAGCGGCGGCCGCAACAACCTGGGCCGGGTGACCTGCCGGCACATCGGCGGCGGCCACAAGCGCCGGTACCGGGTCATCGACTTCAAGCGAGACAAACGAGGAATCCCGGCCCGGGTCACCTCGATCGAGTACGACCCCAACCGGAGCGCCCGGGTGGCCCTGCTGACCTACGCGGACGGCGAGAAGCGCTACATCCTGGCCCCCAAGGACCTGAAGGTGGGCGATCCCATCCAGGCGGGTCCGGGCTCGGAGATCCGGCCGGGCAACGCCCTGCCCCTTTCGGACATCCCGCTGGGCACGCTGGTGCACAACGTGGAGCTCAAGCCCGGCAAGGGCGGACAGATCGTGCGCAGCGCCGGCACCTACGCCCAGCTGCTGGCCAAGGAAGGGGACTACGCCACCCTGCGGCTGCCCTCGGGCGAGGTGCGGCGGGTGCGGATGGAGTGCTACGCCACCGTTGGGCAGGTGGGCAACGAGGACCACGAGAACATCAAGCTGGGCAAGGCCGGCCGCTCCCGCTGGCTCGGGATCCGGCCCACGGTTCGGGGCGTGGCCATGAACCCGGTGGACCACCCCCACGGCGGGGGCGAGGGCCGCACCTCGGGCGGCCGGCATCCGGTCACCCCCTGGGGCGTGCCCACCAAAGGCAAGAAGACGCGGAAGAACCGAACCAGTGACCCGTTCATCATCCGGCGGCGGAAGTAG
- the rpsS gene encoding 30S ribosomal protein S19, with protein MARSLKKGPFVDDHLLKKVLAARQSGDRRVIKTWSRRSTITPDFLGLTLAVHNGKTFVPVYVTENMVGHKLGEFAPTRTFRSHIKGEGKGKRR; from the coding sequence ATGGCTCGTTCCCTGAAGAAAGGCCCGTTCGTTGACGACCATCTGCTGAAGAAGGTGCTGGCCGCGAGGCAAAGCGGGGACCGGCGCGTGATCAAGACGTGGTCCCGGCGGTCCACGATCACCCCGGACTTCCTCGGGCTGACCCTGGCGGTGCACAACGGCAAGACGTTCGTCCCGGTCTATGTGACGGAGAACATGGTGGGCCACAAGCTCGGCGAGTTCGCGCCGACGCGGACCTTCCGCTCCCACATCAAGGGCGAAGGCAAGGGCAAGCGCCGCTGA
- the rplV gene encoding 50S ribosomal protein L22, producing the protein MEAKATLRYLRMSPRKVRLVADLVRGRRVEEAIRILRFTPRRASLPVRKVIESAVANAENNHGLDIDQLWVREIRVDEGPTLKRWRPRARGRATPIMKRTSHVAVVLEER; encoded by the coding sequence ATGGAAGCGAAGGCGACGTTGCGGTATCTGCGGATGTCCCCCCGGAAGGTGCGGCTGGTGGCCGACCTGGTCCGGGGGCGGCGGGTGGAGGAGGCGATCCGGATCCTGCGGTTCACCCCTCGCCGGGCCAGCCTGCCGGTGCGCAAGGTGATCGAGTCGGCCGTGGCCAACGCCGAGAACAACCACGGCCTCGATATCGACCAGCTGTGGGTGCGGGAGATCCGGGTGGACGAGGGGCCCACCCTGAAGCGGTGGCGGCCCCGGGCCCGGGGACGGGCCACCCCCATCATGAAACGCACCAGCCACGTGGCGGTGGTTCTCGAAGAACGGTAG
- the rpsC gene encoding 30S ribosomal protein S3: MGQKVHPYGFRVGINKPWLSRWYREKDYAATLHEDFEIRRLLKDELQDAGVSRVEIERVANKILLEIHTARPGIVIGKKGSEIERLRKLLARKTGREVFINVREIKRPELDAQLVAENIADQLRRRVSFRRAMKRAVNAAMKLGAEGIRVACAGRLGGAEIARTEWYREGRVPLHTLRADIDYGFAESFTTYGVIGVKVIIFKGELLTDADGPKLARGS, encoded by the coding sequence GTGGGTCAGAAAGTCCATCCCTATGGGTTTCGGGTCGGCATCAACAAGCCGTGGTTGAGCCGGTGGTACCGCGAGAAGGATTACGCCGCCACCCTCCACGAGGACTTCGAGATCCGGCGCCTTCTCAAGGACGAGCTCCAGGACGCCGGGGTGTCGCGGGTGGAGATCGAGCGGGTGGCCAACAAGATCCTGCTCGAGATCCACACGGCCCGGCCGGGCATCGTGATCGGGAAGAAGGGCTCCGAGATCGAGCGGCTGCGCAAGCTCCTGGCCCGGAAGACCGGCCGCGAGGTGTTCATCAACGTGCGCGAGATCAAGCGGCCCGAGCTCGACGCCCAGCTGGTGGCGGAGAACATCGCCGACCAGCTCCGGCGGCGGGTGAGCTTCCGGCGGGCCATGAAGCGGGCGGTGAACGCGGCCATGAAGCTCGGGGCCGAGGGCATCCGGGTGGCCTGCGCCGGTCGGCTGGGCGGCGCCGAGATCGCCCGCACCGAGTGGTACCGGGAGGGCCGGGTGCCCCTGCACACCCTCCGGGCCGACATCGACTACGGGTTTGCAGAGAGTTTCACGACCTACGGCGTGATCGGGGTGAAGGTGATCATCTTCAAGGGTGAGCTCCTCACCGACGCCGACGGGCCGAAGTTGGCAAGGGGAAGCTGA
- the rplP gene encoding 50S ribosomal protein L16 yields the protein MLMPKSTKWRKQHRGRRKGVAYRGSRINFGDFALQAVGNGWITNRQIEAARIAITRHIKRGGRVWIRIFPDKPITKKPLETRMGKGKGSPEGWVAVVKPGRILYEVRGVSEELARSALRLAQYKLPIKTRIITREDVYER from the coding sequence ATGTTGATGCCCAAGTCGACCAAATGGCGCAAGCAGCACCGCGGGCGGCGCAAGGGGGTGGCCTACCGGGGGTCCCGGATCAACTTCGGCGACTTCGCGCTCCAGGCGGTGGGCAACGGGTGGATCACCAACCGGCAGATCGAGGCGGCCCGGATCGCGATCACCCGCCACATCAAGCGCGGCGGCCGGGTGTGGATTCGGATCTTCCCGGACAAACCGATCACCAAGAAGCCCCTGGAGACCCGGATGGGGAAGGGGAAGGGGTCGCCGGAGGGATGGGTGGCCGTGGTGAAGCCGGGCCGGATCCTCTACGAGGTGCGGGGGGTGAGCGAGGAGCTGGCCCGGTCGGCCCTGCGGCTGGCCCAGTACAAGCTCCCGATCAAGACCCGCATCATCACCAGGGAGGACGTCTATGAGCGCTAA
- the rpmC gene encoding 50S ribosomal protein L29 has protein sequence MSAKELRELSDAELRAREQELRQELFNLRFQHAMRQLENTARIRQVKREIARILTVLRERRGAEVSE, from the coding sequence ATGAGCGCTAAGGAGCTCCGGGAACTCTCGGACGCCGAGCTCCGGGCCAGGGAGCAGGAGCTCCGGCAGGAGCTGTTCAATCTGCGGTTCCAGCATGCGATGCGGCAGTTGGAGAACACGGCGCGGATCCGCCAGGTGAAGCGGGAGATCGCCCGGATTCTGACGGTGCTCCGCGAGCGGCGGGGCGCCGAGGTCAGCGAATGA
- the rpsQ gene encoding 30S ribosomal protein S17, whose protein sequence is MAEKTRGHRKRFVGVVVSDRMQKTVTVRVQGRRPHPSYGKFVLRSKKYLAHDEAEECRVGDKVLIEETRPLSRRKRFRVKQILERAV, encoded by the coding sequence ATGGCAGAGAAGACGCGGGGACACCGGAAGCGGTTCGTCGGGGTCGTGGTCAGCGACCGGATGCAGAAGACCGTGACGGTCCGGGTGCAGGGCCGGCGGCCCCACCCGAGCTACGGGAAGTTCGTGCTGCGGTCCAAAAAGTACCTGGCCCACGACGAGGCCGAGGAGTGCCGGGTGGGCGACAAGGTGCTCATCGAGGAGACCCGTCCGTTGAGCCGTCGCAAGCGGTTTCGGGTGAAGCAGATCCTGGAACGGGCGGTGTAG
- the rplN gene encoding 50S ribosomal protein L14, whose translation MVQQETVLNVADNSGAKKVYCIRIAGGSKRKYASVGDIITVSVREAIPNSKVPKGSVMRAVVVRTRKPVRRPDGSYIRFDDNAAVLINKDGEPIGTRVFGPVARELRAKNFMKIISLAPEVL comes from the coding sequence ATGGTCCAGCAGGAGACGGTTCTGAACGTGGCCGACAACTCGGGTGCGAAAAAGGTGTACTGCATCCGGATCGCCGGCGGTTCCAAGCGCAAGTACGCGAGCGTGGGCGACATCATCACGGTTTCGGTGCGGGAGGCCATCCCGAACAGCAAGGTGCCCAAGGGCTCCGTGATGCGGGCGGTGGTGGTGCGCACCCGCAAGCCCGTGCGTCGGCCCGACGGCAGCTACATCCGGTTCGACGACAACGCGGCCGTGCTGATCAACAAGGACGGAGAGCCCATCGGGACCCGCGTGTTCGGGCCGGTGGCGAGGGAGCTGCGGGCGAAGAACTTCATGAAGATCATCTCCCTCGCGCCCGAAGTCCTGTGA
- the rplX gene encoding 50S ribosomal protein L24 — MGAKIKRNDMVEVTAGNERGKRGKVLRVFRDRDRALVEKVNLVKRHLKPNATSQGGILEKEAPVHLSNLALVCEKCDRPVRVGFQVLDDGRKVRACKRCGEVFDK, encoded by the coding sequence ATGGGAGCAAAGATCAAGCGCAACGACATGGTGGAGGTCACGGCCGGCAACGAGCGGGGCAAGCGCGGCAAGGTGCTGCGGGTGTTCCGGGACCGGGACCGGGCCCTGGTCGAGAAGGTGAACCTGGTGAAGCGGCACCTGAAGCCCAACGCCACCAGCCAGGGCGGCATCCTGGAGAAGGAGGCGCCCGTTCACCTCTCGAACCTGGCCCTGGTGTGCGAGAAGTGTGACCGGCCGGTGCGGGTGGGATTCCAGGTACTGGACGACGGCCGCAAGGTCCGCGCCTGCAAGCGGTGCGGCGAGGTGTTCGACAAGTGA